The Oreochromis aureus strain Israel breed Guangdong linkage group 16, ZZ_aureus, whole genome shotgun sequence genome includes the window ttacacaaacacaagccCACAGATATGTGAGCAATTTCACTTTAATGCACAATTATAAACCATGCTTTTctaatgatcagtgttctgcaTTAAATATCAACTGTAATTACAAAGAGATCCAATATTTTGTAGCTGCATAACATGCAGTTATTCTGTAATGAAAGTACATTATGGATGGATTTCAGTCAATGTATACAGTATTTATTATAATAGATTGAAGTTAGCATGGAAACACATAAGCATACAGTTACAGAATATGGATGTCACTGTTAGTTGTTAAAAATGTAGAGTAAAAAGAACTTACCCAGGACCTTCAATTCAAAGTTAAGACGAGTTACAACACCTTTCTTTCCTGCATCCAGTTCATATTGTCCACTGTCACTATGTGTCAGGTGGTTGATTTCCAGGTCTGCAGAGCTCCAGTCAAGAGTGATCCTCTTTTGAAATGGGTTGTATTCAGTTTGCTCATTGCCATTAAATTGTACCAGTTTATTCCCATTATGTTTCCACAGAATGTCATCAGGGGGGTCTCTGAAATCTGTCCTGAAGGTGACTGTCTCACCCAGGAGTCCATATTGTGTTGATTGAACAGCAACtagacacagaaaacagaaaagtgaagaaagactcaaaatacaaataatttAGACTATTATGAGCAGTACAGGCATGGTGACAGCTCAGTGTCAAGACTTCAGCAATATATGCCAAGATGCTAGTACAGTGTAGTAcaattttatatgattttaTATGATGCATATATAATTTAATCTCATTGTATTagttgaaatattttatttaataccTTTCAATGAAACGTTTTTAAATAGTACTTACTAGAAATATCAGTCAATGCTGACGTTCTAAAGATAAATTATTAAAAGAGTTAAACAAGATTTTTTTATAATATGATTAAAGAAAAGTCATCATATAAACTTTACAAAGTTTGCATGCTGAGTCTAAACATTTTACAGTGAAAAGTAGCTAAAAGACAGATGTAAGCACATGTTATGGGCTATGAGGATAAATGAAACCAGACAAAACCACCAGATAAGAACATGTTTCTATAATGGAAGATCAAAAAGATTTTACTTCAGAAATCAGTAATATTATAAAGACTAACTCTGGAATGCTTAATGTCTAATATAGTCtaatgtttcttaaatgaaagaaatgaggCTGAATGAGCTTTCATATGTGAGACTGAAAATTAAAATCCTGATCAAAAACAATACCAAGGTTCTGGACTGATCTAAAGACTGACATCCGTAGAGAAGCTATCAGGGTCAAACACAAAACCTCTGTTTTTTCAGGATTGAGATGCAGGAAATCTAATGACATCCAATTTGAAATAGCAGTGAAGCATTCATTGAGACTACTGATGTTATTAGGCTTTACACAGAAGTGGTTTGTATCTAAGGAGTTCTCTGAATattttcaatcaatcaatcaatcaatcaatcaatcaatcaatcaatcaatccaaTCAATCAATCCctataataaacataataaacactAAGAAGTATCCCTTTCTATTTCCACAGTGATGAATGTATTGGTGTATTTTCCACTTAAGAAGGTCAGAAACAAacaagtttgttgttttttaaaaaaatggagtTTAATACATAGTAACCAgcagtgggggaaaaaagcaaattCTAGCTACAAAAATCACAGTCACTCTACAGACGTCTGCTACCCCTATGCACAAAATATTTCATACCTGCAGACTAGTCAAGCTTAAAAACTCACCTGGGCAGgagataaatatttaaaacaccaGTAGGAAATAGCAGCCATACCTGAGTCTCGCCTTTCTCAATAAGTTTAGATCACGGGCGTTGAATACTTAATAGCGCATACAGCAATCAAATGAACAAATCAGTGTGCACATAATCTGCATAAATTATACAGATTGTATACAGATTGCATACAAATTAAACGTTTAAACGTTTTGGCTTTAGTGCCAGGCTGCTTTTACAACTTGAAAGCAGCTGGCCTTTGTTTTTATCCATTAATACGCATATATACCTACACATTAATGTAAGCAACATTCCTGTGAAGCTTGTTTTTCACGATATAAACTGATTATGTTAAACTGTAAACTACCATAATTTACAATTTACAAGTTGGTGAGAAAATACGAAGTCCTTGTGGCACACCTTGTTTAACCCTGGTGTCCTCAGTTGGGCCTGTGTTACAAAGTTTGGTCACCTTTTGCACtagtacacatacacacagaaaagtatCAAACATATCAAGTTCCGGCTATTCAAACTTACCTGCCAAGGAGGTAAGGATCCAAAAGGCGAGGAAATAACGATAAATCATTTCTAAACCGTCTGAAAAGGCAGTTACGTCACCGGTGTCCCTTATTGGGATACTTTCACTTTCTTCTCCCAGCTAAATCAGTTTCTTCTTATCGAATACGTCTGTGTTGGCCCACAGCCTACCAATCTCTTCACAGCACCTGCATCTAAACCGAAACCTGCAGTTGGACTGGCTGCCAAGTCCCATACAAACAAGCAGGTACAGAGTAAAGGTAAGACAAGCACCACCCCCTCTAAATGTTTCCGGTGCCGGCACGACAACGGCGACAGTGAAAGGCAGGTGTTTCTTTAGCGGGACCCACTAAAGAAACACCAGGAAATAAATACAGCAAATAGTTcgtctttaaaaatatatgtctTTGATTGTTTTCGTGCCTCAACAGTCGCATTGTatttttcgttttgttttttaataaggtAACTAAAAAATCATAATAATGTGAACACTGTCAGTATTTCGTctttaaaactgtatttatttgatCGTTGGTGATAGAGCCTATATTACTAGTTTGTCGAAAAGcgaaaaacccaaaacactacAACAGTTAATCGCACACAATTCGCTAATCGCCAGTTCATCTTGCAACCTGGTGTCTCTTCATTTCCCGACTTTCACAAAAAGTGTGGAACTCTTAATAACGCTTAGCTACTTTTCACCACTTGATGGCAGCGATCACAAGGAAACGGATTAGAGGTTCAGTTTGACATGTCAGTTTATTTGTTAATACGCAGGTAACCTGTGTTGCGTTCAAATACCATTGCATTTAATAAAGCAACATTAACGTGTAGAGTTCAGACTTAGTTTgctaattaaaaacataaaagaaaaaaatccaaaagttaAATGAGTTGCTTTTGAAttgctctttctttcatttgcaaCTTTAAATTTCTTTGGCGGTGAATAAGAAACTTATAAGATAATGATTTagcaaatgtttcatttttgtatttgtgtttgtagacttATTGTGACCTGTTGTGATGTTGTAATCCACACTTTTCTGAGAAAGCTTAACTACAAACTCAATGTTTGCTAAAAACATAATAGTGATTAATTTGTTACAAAACAGTAACAAAGATAAAGTAAACATTGTAATGcatgcagaaaaaaacatttttcttatcTTTGAACATGTTTTTACTGTTCATGCACAATCCTACAACCACTCTTAGCACCAAAATAAGTCCTGTTCACAGACGCCTGTGTCACTGGCTCTCTGAGGCAGGTGttattctgtgtatatgtgtgtaggACTTCATGAGGGTCACACTGCCATGGTGCGAGACTCCCATTGGTAAAACGCACTCCTCTGTCAAAACCCCTCGGGCGACATCCCAGcacatcactgtggagatgACTTGGTTTTTGTTATCTCTTCCTCCAGTGATGAAAAGTTTGTTGTTACAGGCAGCGATGGCACAGCTTGCTCTCTCCCCCAGACGAGTCACAAGGGTCCAGGAATCAGATAGAGGAGAGTAGCAGTACATGGCATGCATGGCACCGCCTGAGACCACAAAGAGAATTGGACAGATTTCAAATCAATATACCATATCAGTACCCATAATCATAACAAAAgtctaaaaaatatattaaatatattaaaactaAAAGCAGTTTTGATCAAAAAAAGCTCATGTGAATGTTTGTGCAATATTCTAAAAGTTACGTATAAATACCATTAACATTAACTGGGTAAATGTACTTAGTGACATTTAAACACTGACACCTTACCAACTACATAGATGCAGTTCTTGAAAGTAACAGCATTAGTGCATTTAGTTTCAATGGGTATGGGTGCTTTCAGTTCCCAGCTGCCTGTCCCTGGCTCCCAGCACTGGACCTTATCAGTGGCCAGCTTTCCATTCGGCCCACCACCAATCACATAGATCCATCTGTCAAAGCTTGCAGCAGCAAATGAGCTCACACCTACTGCAAGAGGTGTCACCTGCAGTAAATAAGAGGCGTATATAAGTATGTCCGAATCAAAACAGTAAGGCAATTTAAAAAGCTAAAAGATGTAAACAAAAGACGCTAACTTAAAAAAGATGTTAGCTGCAAGTGATGATAGGACACCACAGGCAGGTGAGAGTCCAAAACTGAAAGCTTTACTTTCAGGCTGGAGATCACACATAAGTCAGTTATTGAGGTAAATAAAATAGGAATGCAACAGGCATAGGATCAAAAATTCAATGGGATGGAATTTCTgaacaggaaaagaaaacacacagaataCAAATGCAGATGATAGCAGGAACTCTCAAAAGTAACATAAGTAACTTATGTAACACATGAGGTATAGTAAAACCTAAGTTCTAAAAAATCTGGGCCACTatgtaaattgtaaataaaaaacacattgcaATGATTTACAAATAGCACAAACccatattttaatgtttaaactgagagattttaagattttgtcaaaaaatatttgtttattttgagtttgagcaACAGTTATCTAAAAAGTCCACAAatgctgtaaaatgtaaatctgAAAGAAAATTTTGCAACAAAATGGAAAATAGAAGAGACAAATTCCAATTTGAAATTCTTTTAGAACATATGGGTGCTGTGACCTCTGACTTATCAGCACTCTGTTCAAAAGCCTTCGTCTCTGATGGTATGGTGGGGGCAATAGTGGCTGTGGAAATGGCAGCTTACAGAGATTGACACATGTTTTAGAGCAAAGTATGTTCCCTTCCAGATAGCctttttttcacagaaattcttgcatatttcagcaagacaattcTAAACTGCAGCCTACAGCAGCATGGCTTCACAGTAGAAGAGTCAGTGTGCTGAAGTGGCCTGAAtgcagtccagacctttcaGCAACTGCAAACATTTGTCGcattatgaaacaaaaaatacGACAAAGAAGACCCTACACTGTTTAGTAGCTTTAACCCTCTATCAGACAAGAGTGGAGGAAAACATTTCTTCCTTAAAAGTCCCAAAGGAACTGGTGTCCTCAGTTTCCAGACATTTACAGACTGATGTTAAAAATCTCCTGTCCCaagttaaaataataacaataatggatTGCAAATCTCCAATTCCCCATTCACACAACGGTGGAACTTtcgtagccacagctgccctggggcagactgaaaAGCATGCGCCATTGGCcttggccatcaccagtaggcggaaggtgaagtgtcttgcccaaggtgAAACCGAGACTGCCCAAAACCAGCAACTTTCCGGTTACAAGTTCTTGAAACATGCGGCCCTTGAAAATATGTTGCTTTTGTCGATGCCCTTCTTAAAATCTTACATGTTCTAAGTTTAAACATGTGATATGTTTTCCGTGTTCTGTTGtgaataaaacatgttattatgAGAGTTGCAAATCAtcaaattttgtttttatttacattttccacACCTTCCCAACTTTTGGGGAATTGGAGTTGTATATACTGAACTAGATTAAAGAAGAATATATTAGATGAGGAATAGCTCATTGAAGGAGGTGGTGCAGAAAACTGGGAGCAACACCCAGAACACCCAGAGtgcatgaaaaaaacaagactgtcaaaataaaacagatttgaaaacatgaattaaaattaaatgcttttaaaatgcattaaaatgctCCATAGAATAGAAGTTGTTGGTAATTCCCTTTTGCTTACTTTTTATTAGTCACTACAAACAATACCCTTCACATATACACAGTTCTAGTTAATATGAAAATTTTGCCACTTTGAGAAACTGTGTTTACCTGCATCCAGCGATTATGAAAAGGATCATAGGCCTCAACACTAGAAAGCCTCTGAACTCCATCAAATCCTCCCAGTGCGTACACTTTCCCACAATGAACTGCCATCTTGTGCCTCCAGCGCCCAGTCGACAGAGGCTCAATTTGGATCCACTTGTCCAGGGCACCATTGTATTTCCAAACATCATGCTGTGTCTCCTTACCTCCTACAGCAATGATACCATTAGAGAAAACTGTAATTATCTGTACAAATAATGCTTTCATTCCAAAATACCGACATATCGACCCGTCTTTAGTAATAACTGTGTTGGGACTCTGCACTAAGTTATCATGCTGTTTAAAGATGTAGAAATCCTGCGTGCTAGTCATAGCATTTACAGTCTGCATGTTCCACTTAACTAGAACTGTCAGTTCCTGCGTTGGGAAACACCTAAAACCACAGCAACTGTTAGTGCAGAAATAATGTCACGACttcctgttgttttgttttgttcatacTATAAATTCCTAAATTCTCATTACATTTGAATACCAGTGAAGTGCACACTTCACGGGTAATAACAACAAGGAGCAATCATCAGAACAATTTCACAAGTGAAGCCTTTCtatgaaaaaaagaatatgTTCACTCACCAGATATGTATACTTCATTGTGGAAAGTGATACAAGCAAATTCCACCCATTTTCTATTTTGGGACTCGTCCTCTAATTCTGTCAATGGCATCCTGGCGACCTCCAGTCGGCTGCGTCTGAGAGGGTCCAAACACGTGACAGTGGAAATGAAGCGTTCGTCTTTGGTGCAGCCTCCAATGATCAAGAATACTTCTGACAGAAAGTGCTGCACACGTGGTTTGGTTCGTTCTGAGACCACCTGTAAAAAAGGTCAAACATATATGAAACTTGAACATGAGACAAAcaattattaacaacaataaacaCAATATGCCCATCGGTTTATACTGACCTCCCTGCCAGAGAGATGATAAATGCGGGCCTCTTGCAACAAAGGAAAAGCTTCGCTGCACCGTCGTATCAGCTCATCTGACTCCACTTTCTCAACAAAGTATGCTGGCTCCAGCAGCGGCAATCGTACGT containing:
- the klhl6 gene encoding kelch-like protein 6, whose protein sequence is MSDSLERTTDCPLPLLAEESSVNEEKGNVTGPSELRWEDGGLPMELQKGMENLRVNRELTDVTLRVQGHDFACHRAILAAASHYFRAMFCSGLKESHEERVEMKGLDSGTMHCLLEYTYTSRALLTHSNVQRILEAASQFQFLRVVDACSSFLSKSMQLDTCIGILNLADRHALSALRSRAQDYITTQFSQVVQQQDFLELPVESLETVLQRDDLDVKCEECVFEALMHWVRARQDERYPLLARLLTHVRLPLLEPAYFVEKVESDELIRRCSEAFPLLQEARIYHLSGREVVSERTKPRVQHFLSEVFLIIGGCTKDERFISTVTCLDPLRRSRLEVARMPLTELEDESQNRKWVEFACITFHNEVYISGGKETQHDVWKYNGALDKWIQIEPLSTGRWRHKMAVHCGKVYALGGFDGVQRLSSVEAYDPFHNRWMQVTPLAVGVSSFAAASFDRWIYVIGGGPNGKLATDKVQCWEPGTGSWELKAPIPIETKCTNAVTFKNCIYVVGGAMHAMYCYSPLSDSWTLVTRLGERASCAIAACNNKLFITGGRDNKNQVISTVMCWDVARGVLTEECVLPMGVSHHGSVTLMKSYTHIHRITPASESQ